The following DNA comes from Myxococcales bacterium.
CTGCGCGGCCTGCAAACGCCCCTTGGCCACGCGACGCTGCAGGGGAACCTCGAAGAGAACGCCGCCCACCACCTCGGGCTCGTCGAGGTAGGTCCGGCCCGGCACCGTCGCGCCGACGTCTTTGGAGCCCACGAGGGACAGATCCAGCGAGGGCAGGACCTGATTCTTCGCAAGCTGCACGTCCACTTGGTTTTGTTTGCGCAGCGCCTGGATGCGCTTGAGCTCGGGTCTGCGCTCGAGCGCTCTTTCGATGGGATTCGGGTGTAGATGCTCCTGCGGATCCGGCAGCGCGGGCGGCAAGCGGGCGGGTGACACGAGCACGGGCGCTCCTTCTTCGTCGCGAAGGAACAGCGACAGCGCGATCGCCGCCTGCTCGAGCGTTCGTTCGGCCGCCACCACCCGCTCTTGGCGCTCGGCGATGGCCCGTTCGTTGTCCAGGCGATCGATGTCGGCCACGTCTCCCAGATCGCTGCGCCGGCGCACGGCCTCGTCGCGCACCTCGGCGATGGTGAGCAGGTCCTGTGCGATCCTGAGCCGGCGTCCGGCGATCACCCAATCCCAGTACCGGTAGGCGGCGCTGCGCTGAAGGTCGAGCACGAAGAGCCCGATGTCGCCTTCGGCCACCGTCCGCCCAAGCTCGGCCTTGCGGACGTCGGCACGGCGCTTGTCCACGGCCCCGTTGCGCAAGATCGGCACGGACACGCCCGCCCTGAGTTCACCGCCCTTGTTGGTCTCGAGATTGCCGTAGTACGGGGGAATGTCACCCCGCCCGAGGCGCCACCCTCCAAAGACTGTGGTGCCCCAAAGGGGCGTGGGTTGCTCGAGAAGCGAATCCACCGAGAGGTAGTCGTAGTACCCAAGACCCACGACCGAACCGCGGGTGCGCCAGTTGAGGTCGAAGCCACCGCGGGCCGAAAGAAGGTCGGCCTCGGCCACATCGCGACGAAGCAGCGCGGCCACGAGCAAGGGGTAAGAGCGCTCTGCCGACGCCAGAACCTCATCGAGGCCAAGCGGCGTCGTGGTGGCGTCGAGAGCCCCTGCCAGCGCCTCACCCGGTACCGGCAGTTTCGGCGCGGGATTTTCCACCGCCACCGGCGGCGGCGGCAGTCGCAGCTGCAGCGACGGAGGCGCAGCTTCCACCGCCGCCCCCACGCAGAGGAGCAGCAACACGAGCCCCGTGATGCGAACCACCTCTAACCCTCGTCCTTGCCGCCCTTGGAGCCGTCGTCCACGGGTTTACCGTCGTTGTTGTCCTTTTTGGCGGGAGCGTCTGCTTCGGGAAGGATCATCGGCGGGAAGCCGTTGAAGATACGCCACAGCTCGAAGCCCAAACGGACTTGTCCCAGCAAGACCCAGCCCCGCGCCCGCACGCCCTGGCGCAAGAAGCGGCCCTCGGGCCAGGGCTCGTCGGCCTCGTCGGGGACCACCACGATGCGGAAATCACCGCGGCCGTTGTCCGCAGCGTCCACGAACGCCACCGTGGCGCCAAACGTACCCACGGCCACCGAAGGCCATCCCGTGAACTGAATGGCCGGCCAGCCCTCGAACTGCAAGCGCACGTGCCGTCCCGCCGAGACCAAGGGAATGTCGTTGCCGTCGACCCACAGCTCGACCGCGCGCTGAACCGTGTCGGGCACCAGCACCATCAGGGGATCACCGGCCTTCACCATCTCGGCCCCCTCCCCCACGTGCAACCGCAACACGGTGCCGGGGCGGGGCGCATGCAAGACCTGGGAGCGCTGCCGGGACAGCCTCACTTCGATCCTGTTCAACTCGGCTTCGGCGTGGTGCACGTCCTCCTGGGCCTTGGCCCTGTCGGCACGCGCGGACTCGATCGCGGCGCCGATGTCGGTGCCCACCTTGCGCTGCTCGGAGCGGAGCGCCTGAAGCTCATTGCGAGCAGCGCTGAGCGCGGCCAGGGCCTTGTCCACGTCGGTGCTTCGCTGCGCGCCTTCCATCTGGGCAAGCTCCACCGCACGCTTCGACGCCAATCCCTCGTCCAGCAAACGTGACTGCCGCTCGAGGTTCAGCTGAGCCGCCACGTCGGCCGCACGCGCCGCGCTCAGCGTTTGTTCCGCCGCGCGCTGCCGGTCGACCGCCATCTGCACCCTGGATTCGGCGGCGTTGACGCCCAGCGAACGAGACTCGGTGAGCGAGCCGATGCGCTCGTCCACCGTCATGGCGCGCTCTTTCGAGCGCTCCAGCTTGTCGCGGATGGCGTTCGCCTCGGCTATCAGGCGGTCCAGGATCATGGGGTCGTTGTCGGTGATCTCGAGCAAGCGATCGCCCGTATTCACCCGTGAGCCCTCCTGCACCCACCACCTTACGATGCGTCCTTCGAGGGGCGCGGAGATGGTCTGCTGCCGCTCGAGGGGCGTGTACGCAATCACGCGGCCCATGCCCGAAGCCGACTGCTGCCAGGGCAAAAGCGCCAGCGCGAAGCCGAAGAGCAGGAACATCAACGCCATCCACTGCGCCACCCGTCGCGCCACGCGGGCCGAGCGCACCTGGCGAAGCGCTGGAAAATCGGCGATTTCGGGACGCACAAGCGGTGGCTGTTCCGTCTTTTGTGTCACGCGCTTCATGCCGCCCCTCCTTCGATCTCGGGGTTCCCCACCGCACTCGTGCCCGTGAGCCGTGCGAGGGCCGAGTTGACGCGCCTGCCGCCCCCGAGCTCAATCGCCCGATCGCAGGCGGCCACCACGTCTCGGTCGTGAGAGACCACGAGCACGGTCCACGGTGTCTGCCGTCCCAAAACCGCAGACAGCGCCAAGTCGCGGACGTCGGGCGCCAGCGTGTCGAGGGTTTCTCGAATGAGCAGCAGCCGCGGACGGGCCACGAGCGCGCGGGCCAACATCAACCGCCGCGCTTGACCGCCCGAAAGCGGTGAGCCGCCCGTCACCACGTGGGTGTTGAGCCCCTCGGGCAGCGCCAGCACGTCTTCCAGCAGCCCGACGCGTGACAGAGCCTCTCGGATCTCCGTCGAGCTGACGTCGGTTCGACCCATGCTGACGTTGTCAGCCACGGTGCCCTCGATGATCTCCACGCCGTTCAGCATCACCACGTCCTTGCGGAGGGCATCGATGCGCACGTCACGCACATCCAAGCCATCGACGAGCACGGCCCCGGAGGACGGGCGACGCAACCCGAACGCAAGGTCGAGCAGCGTTCCCTTGCCCGCGCCGCTGCCCCCGACGAGTGCCACGCGCTCCCCTGGCTTTAGCTCGAAGCTCACGTTCGACAGGGCAGGCCGCCCGTCCACATAGCAATAAGACACCGCGCGAAAGCTCACGGCAGCCGGGGTGCTCCTGGGTGGCAACGCTTCACCATGCACCTTCTCGAGAGGCAAATCGATGAGCACGCCCAGCTTGTCCACGGCGGCCACCAACTTGTAAAACGCATCCAGCGTTTTTCCCAGCTTCGTGAAGCCTGCCACCACGCTGGTGAGGATGAGCTCGGCCGCCACCAGCTGGCCCAAGGTCAGCTGCCGCTGGATCACCAGCCAGCCGCCCACGCCCAGCAAAACCGTGCTCGACACCGCTTGCAGCGTGAGGCCTCCCACGAGCTGGCGCATGACCACGCCGAATTGCTTCTTGCGGGCCAGGAGATACTCCTTTGCCAGCGCGTCGGCACGCCCGAGGGCCATGGAAAGCCCACCCGCGGTCTTGAAGCTCGCGGGGTGTCGCGCCAGCTCCTCGAGCCAAGCCGCCATGGCGTACTTCGCCTTCGATTCCTTGATGGCATAGGTGATGCCCCCGCGGCCCATGACGAAGATCACGAAGGCCAGCCCCGCGATGAGCAGGCCCGCGAACGCAAGCAGCACGGGGTGGTAAAAGGCCAGGAGCAGAAGCCCGGTCGACAGCTGCAGAAGCAGGCCCAGGCCCTCGATGAGCAGCTGCGCCGCGCTTTTTTGAACCGTGACCACGTCGAAGAAGCGGTTCACCAGCTCGGGCCCGTACTTGCCCTCGTAGGCGTCCAGTCGCACGCGCGGCAAGCGGTAGGCCAGGTCGGCCGCCGCCCGCACGAACACCCGCCGCTGGATCATCTCCACCACGTAGTACTGCAAAGAACGAAGCAGGGTCACGATGCCCAGACACGCCAGGAGGATCAGGGCCAAGACCACCAGGGGCTGCAGCAACGTGCCGAAGGCCACGGTGTTGACCAAAGACTGAACCGCGACCGGGGTGGCCAGGCTCATCACCCCAACCCCTACGGCGTACGCCACCACCACCCAAAGGTCGGCCCGCTCCGTCTTCAGCAACGAGCGCAGACGCGGCAGCGGCGGAGGCGGCGCGGCCGTGTCGTCGGCATGCCCGGCCTCGTCGTGGGCCCGCAGAGCTTCGAGCGGCGCCGCGAGCTCGGCGAACACCGCCCGCACGGAGGCGGCCGGTCCCCTCGCGTCGAGCAGCGCGCACAGATGCTCGGGGTCGAGCCACCTTTCGCTCCCGCCCCCCGCGGACGAGGCCACCTTGACTTTGCGGCCCGCGCGCTCGGTGATCGCGATCAGCTGCGGCTCGCCTTCGGCCTCGCACCACATCAGCAGGTGCGCGTCGCGGCTCACCACCGTCAACAGTTCGGCCACGGGTCGAGTCACCTCGGTCAGCGCCAGACCCGCGCTGGGGGCTGCCACCGCGAGCCGCTGATGCCACGTCTCGGCCAGCGGCCCGGGCAGGTCTCGCTGCGCCTCCAGCACCGCCGCCCTCATCTTGGAGGGCTCGTAGGAAGCACCATGGCAGTGGGCTAGGTGCTCCAGGCCCCACAGCAGAATTTCTTGTTCGACGGTGGCCTCGAACGCGGATTCGGCGCGGGTTCGTCCCCCGGAACCGTTGGAAGGGTCGTCGCTCATCTTTTGGATCGGCTTTCGAAGGCGGCCGCGTCACGGCCGGTGCGGGCTTACGAAAGCATCGGCGGGCGCGGGTTCAAAATTCACTCAAGGTGTACGCCCCGAAAGGACAGCGTCAAGCAAATGCGGACGCAGCAAAGTATAGAAAATACCGATGCGAGGGCCCCGCTTTCCCTGAAGAGCCCTCGCACCCCGCCCGTTGTGTCCCGGGCTCCCGAACGCACACGGGGACATGACCGCGCGCACGGGGCCGTCCCCGTGCGCACCGTGGTTCAGATGTCGTAGCGGAGTTCCACTTCGAGGTAGTGAGCCAGGTCGTCGGCCGGGAAGACCTGACCGCTCGGAGGCGGTGCGAAATCGGTACACGGCCATGAACAAGAATATGAAGTACTTTTTTCCCCCCGGCAGCGAAGGCGACAACGTCCGGAGCACGAACGCACGTGCCCCGCATCGAGATCGAAACAGAACCAGGCCCCTCCCGTCCGGTCAACGATCCCCGAGCGGGGGCTTGACGCCCTCGAGCTCGGCCTGCAGCCGCTCGGCTTCTGCCACCGCCTCTGCGTACTCCACGATCTTTCCCCGCCGCTGCAGTTGCATGGCCTCTTCCCACTTGGCGGCCACCCGCCGCGCGAGCTCCGCCGCGGGATCCCGTCGAAACCAGTCGAACAAACCCATGATGTACTTGGATGCCGGAACGGGCTTCGGTCCGGCACCGGCGCCTCACGTCCCTCGAAACTGGACGCGCGGTGCGAGGGTGACCTTCGTCGCGACCGAGTTTGCGATGAAGCATCCCTCATGCGCCTTTTCCACCAGCGCGAGGGCCTTCGCTTCGTCCGCGCCCGGGCGCAGGGTGATGGTGGGACGAAGCGTGACCGACGACATCCGCATCCTGCCATCGACCACACTCAAGGAGCCCTCCGCGTCGTCCACGTACGTCACCAACCCCACTGCGCTTCGCGCCGCGAGAAACAAGTACGTGAGCGCTTGGCACGACGAGAGCGAGGCCACGAAGAGCTGCTCGGGGTTGAGGCGCGTGGGGTCGCCCTTGTAGGCCGGTGCGGCGGACATCGGCAAGGTGGGCAGCCCCTCCCATTGCACGTCGAGGTCGCGGCTGTAGGCCGTACCCTCGAGCGGTCCACCGGTAGCTCCGGTCCATTCCAATCGACAACGAAACGTCTCAGGCATGACATGAGTTTGTCACGCAACAGGCCGGCTGGGGGAAAGAAGGCACGCGAGCGCAGACAAGCTGTCACCAAGCCGTCGCCCTCGTGCCTTTTGGCCCGCCTACCATCGAAGGCATGCAACCTGCTTCCGGGCCCCGCCGCCTCGTTGATGTTTCCGGCGCCTTCGACTCTGCGTTCAGTAAAAAACTATACTCGTTGGTGGGCTCGCCCTTCGAGAAGCTGCTGTCCCTGCATACCTTGAACCAGCTCTACAGCGACAACCTTCCTGGCGACGAAAGCTTCGCCGGTTTCTTCGCTGCGAGCCTCAAGGTCCTTTCCATCGAGTATCACTTGAGCGACGCGGATCGCGCCCGCATCCCGAAGGAAGGGCCTGTGATCATCGTGGCCAACCATCCGTTCGGTGCGGTGGAAGGGCTGATTCTCGGCGACCTCCTCACGGGGGTACGCCCCGATGTCCGGCTCATGGCCAACTACCTCCTGGGGCAGGTTCCGGAGATGCGCCCGTGGCTCATCTCGGTGGATCCCTTTGGCTCCCGCCAGAGCACGCATGCCAACCTCGCCCCTCTGCGCGCGGCGCTACGCTGGCTCCGCGAGGGCGGCATGCTGGTGACGTTTCCTTCAGGGACCGTCTCCCACTTGCACGTGCGGCAGCGCGCCGTGGTGGATCCCCCCTGGGCCCACGGCGTCGCCGCGCTCGCGCGGCGCTCGGGCGCCACGGTCGTCCCCGTCTTCTTCGAGGGCCGTAACAGCAACTGGTTTCAGCTGGCCGGTCTGCTGCACCCGCGCCTGCGCACGGCCCTTTTGCCGAAGGAGCTCCTGCGCCGCAGCCGGTCCACGATTTCGCTGCGCGTGGGCAAACCCATCGGGCCCGAGAAGATCGCGCGACGAAGAGACGACGCGGAGATCACGCAGTACCTGCGCTTCAAAACCTACGCCCTGGCGAACCGCGAAAGCGCGGTGCGCCCCCGCTTTCGTCCCCTGCCCGCCGCAAGCCCTGCAGTCGAGATCGCGCCCGCGGTCAACCCCGACGTGCTCAAGGCCGAAGTGACCAGGCTGCCCTCGGATGCCAAGTTGATCGAGCAGGGGCCTTACGCGGTTTATCTGGCGCGCGCCGCGCAAATCCCCGCTGTCATGCGCGAGATCGGGCACCTGAGGGAGACGACCTTCCGGGCCGTGGGAGAGGGCACCGGGTTGGCACTGGATCTCGACTCCTTCGACAAGACGTACCTGCATCTGTTCATGTGGAACCACGAGTCGAACGAGCTCGTCGGCAGCTATCGCCTGGGCGTGGCGGACGAGCTGCTCGAAAAAGAGGGGCTCGAGGGCCTTTACACCAGCACGCTCTTCAAGTTCAAACCCGGTTTCCTCGATCGACTGAACCCGGCCATCGAGCTCGGCCGTTCGTTCATCCGCGCCGAGTACCAGCGCAAGCCCCTGTCACTCGCGCTCCTGTGGCGCGGTATCGGCGAGTTTCTCGTAAGAAACCCCCAGTACAAGACCCTCTTTGGTCCCGTGAGCATCAGCCGCGACTACGAGAGCACGTCGCGCCGCCTGATGGTCGAGTTCCTGGCCCAGGCTGCCTCGGGCGACGAACAGCTCAAAGCGTTGGTCAAGCCCAAGAACCCGCCACGGGCCCGCATCGGTGAAGACGAGCGCGCGGTTCTGCAGGGTGCCCGCGACGTCGAGGATCTTTCCAACCTCATCGCCGATCTCGAGAAGGACGACAAGGGCCTTCCGGTGCTGCTCAAGCACTACCTCAAGCTGAACGCGCGGCTTTATGGGTTCAACGTCGATCCCGCCTTTGGCAACTGCCTCGACGGCCTCATCGTGGTGGACCTGCGCACGACGAATCCGAAGGTGCTCAAGCGCTTCATGGGAGAAGCGGGGTACGCTTTCTACGCCAGCGTCGCCTAGCGCCCTCGCGCCTTTGCCTCTGTCACACGACTGTCGCACAGTTGTTTCTGCGGCACGGTTGCTGTCGTTGCGAAATTGTCACACCATGAAAGACCGTGCTCTTGATTCGCGTGACACGATGGCTGGTTGGGTTCGTGGCGTTGGCCACGGTCTCCGACTGGTCAGCGTGGCGTAGCCGGACAGAGCCGATATCAGCCTCGGCCGTCTCCCTCGAGATTGACACCTCCGCCGTGCAGGCCGAGGTGGACGAGCGCTTCCTCTCCGTGGCGGTCGACATCGCGAATGTGGTGGGTGGTGCGTTCTGGGATCCCGACCGCAATGCGGGCGCCATGGCCACGGCCCAAGTACCTCCTTACGACTTTTCGCGCCCAGCGCTCCGCAGCCTGGCCGAGGCCCTGGCGCCCGCCTACCTGCGCGTGGGTGGAACCGATGCAGACCGCACGGTCTACGAAGCCGCGGGAGCGCCCGCCGACGTGGGCGCGGGCCGGTGGCGCCTCAGCCGGAAGACCTGGCAGAACGTGAGCCGCTTCGCGCAGGACGTGGGCTTTCGCCTGATCTTCACCCTCAACGCCGGCGAGGCCGCGCGAGACGCCTCCGGGCGGTGGGATCCCGCCAGCGCGCGTGGGCTCATCGAAGAAGCCGTGGCGGCAGGTGATCCGGTGGACGTTTGGGAGTTCGGCAACGAGCTCAACGTCTTCCCGCTCCTGCATCACCGCTGGCTCTCGCCCCGTGCCTACGCAGACGATCTCCAGCTGGTGCGCTGGCTCCTGCGCGACACGGCACCCAAAGCGCAGTTGGCGGGTCCCGCGGTGGCGTTCTGGCCCCTGCTCGGAGAAGGCCTGCCCTTTTACGGACGCTTCATGCGGGCCGGGGGTGATCTGCTCGACATCGTCACGTGGCACTATTACCCCTCTCAGTCGTACCGCTGTCCGGTGGCCACACAACGTGCGAAAGCGGGTGAGGTGCTGCGGCCCCGGCAGCTGGCCGAAATTGATCGGTGGGCCGCTTTCGTCGAAGACACACGGGATCAGCACGGTCCCCAGGCCGCCGTGTGGTTGGGCGAAACCGGCGGCGCCCAGTGCGGCGGGGAGCCCGGGGCGTCCGATCGTTTTGCCAGCAGCCTGTGGTGGGTGGACCAGCTCGGGCGGATCGCCCGGCGGGGGCAGCCCATCGTGGTGCGGCAGACTCTGTCAGGAGGTGACTACGGCTTGATCGACGACGAAACGCTGGCGCCCAACCCGGATTACTGGGCTTCGCTGCTGTGGCGTCGGCTGATGGGAACGAGGGTCCTTCCCACGCAGCTGCGGACGGGCCTGGGCCCCGTGTCCGCCTACGCGCACTGCACACGAGGCGAAGCGGCCCCCGGATCGGTGACGCTGGCCCTCGTCAACGTGCACCCCACCCGTCCTATCGACGTCGACCTGCCTGACCTGGGCCCCGAGGCGAGGCTCTACCTCGTGCAGGCCTCCAGCCCCGAAGCACACCGTGTGACCCTCAACGGCAAGCCTCTCGCGCTCACGGCCGAGGGCGCCGTGCCGCCCACCGAGGGCGTGCATGTGCACCATCCCCAGCTCCTGAGCCTGCCCCCGCACGCCTTCGCCTTCGTCACCTTCCCCCAGGCGGCGGCCTCCGCCTGTCGCTGAGCTGAGCCGCCCGCCACCCTCAAGGCGTGAACAGGTGCGTGGCGGCGCGGCGTCCGAGCGCCGCCATGGGCAACGTATGAACGCAGCGCTCGAGGTGGCTTTTGATGCCTTCGGGCACCCGCTTGGCCTCCCAATGCTCGAAGGCCTGGGCCAGCTCGGCCTGCTCTTCGGGCGTGAACAAGCGCTCGGCGGCAGCCACCAGCATCGCGTCTTCCTTCAGCTCGTGAGCCCGGACCACCTGCACCATGTGCAACACCTGCCGCACCCACTCCTTTTCGGCCCCCGGCACCTTTGCACCCATACCATCCGTGGCGTCCGCCACAGCCTCGAGGATTTCAGCCATGCGTGCGTGTTCCTCCTCGATTCGGGCCAGGGGCAGCCCCGCCAGAGAGACGCCCTTACGCGCCAGTCGCGGGTAGAGCACCTCGACCTCCTTGGCGTTGTGGTTGCGCTCGACGAAGCGGTGGAAAAAGTCCCAGACGCCGTCGAGCACGGGCCCATCGACCTCCCGCCCTTGAGCCACCCGCTCGGCCAGAGCCGCCGCCGCGTCGAGCATATCGGCGATCACCTGGTGCTCTCGCCGGATACGGTCGGTGCCCACCGTCATGCTCGTCGGTTGAGTTCCAGTCCCTAGAGTTGCCATGACACCCCTCCTGTCCAGGCTCGCAGCCCTGCCCGACCCCGCCGCAAAGGCCCTTGGAACGAACTCCAAAGGTCCCGAGGGCCACCTTTGTTTCCAGCAAATTTCAGGCCGTGCCGGTCACCATGTCTTTTCAGGGGTCTAGGGTCGATCCGCGCGGGGCTTGGCCGCAAACCCTGCACCAGTTGCCCCCCACCCCCGAACGTCATGCGTGTTCGGGGCCGGGGGCTACCAGGTCAAGAGCGCCCCGAACGGGGTCCGCCCAGAGCGGCGAAGGGGTTGTTGAAGGGTTGCTGCGGCTGACGTGGCGGTGTCGACACGCGCGGTCCGCGCTCGGATCCTCCGCGCTGCGGCGGGCGGCCGGGCGCACGGGCTTCGGACGGTGCGGGCCGCGTTTTGCCCACGGCCGCCTCGCCGTCCGAGCGCATGGTGAGCGCGATGCGCTTTTTGTCGAGGTCGATCTCGACCACGCGCACGTTCACGCGATCGCCGGGACTAACCACCTCGCGCGGATCCTTGACGAACCGGTCCGCCAGCTGGGAAATGTGCACCAGGCCGTCCTGGTGTACACCCACATCGACGAACGCACCGAAGTTGGTCACGTTCGTCACGATGCCCGGGCAGACCATCCCGGGCTTCAAGTCCGAAAGCTCGTGAACGTCGGCGCGGTAGGCGAAAGCCACGAATGAGTCGCGGGGATCGCGGCCGGGCTTTTCCAGCTCGGCCACCACGTCCGAGAAGGTGAACGTGCCGAGTTCCTCCGAGAGATCTTTCGACTGCTTCACCGCGCTCACGCCGGAACCCAGAAGTCCGGCCACCCCCAGGCCCATCCGCGAGGCGAGCCGCTCGAGGGCGCCGTAGCGCTCCGGGTGCACGCCCGTGTTGTCGAGCGGGTTCTCCCCACCCGGGATGCGGAGAAAGCCCGCGGCCTGCTCGAAGGTCTTCTGCGAGAACCTCGGCACCTCCAGCAGCTCCTGTCGGTTCTTGAATAGGCCCTGCTTGGCCCTGTAGGCCACGATGGCCTTCGCAAGGCCCGGCCCGATGCCCGAGACGTGCTGGAGCAAGTGCATGCTGGCCGTGTTCAGATTGACGCCCACCTGGTTCACGCAGGAATCCACCACGGCGTCCAGGCTCTTCTTGAGCGCGTTGGGAGACACATCGTGCTGATACTGGCCCACGCCGATGCTCTTCGGATCCACCTTCACCAGCTCGGCCAAGGGGTCCTGCAAGCGACGGGCAATGGAGATCGCGCCGCGCACCGTCAGATCCAGGTCGGGGAACTCTTCTCGCGCCACGTCGCTCGCGCTGTAGATGCTCGCGCCCGATTCGCTCACCATCACCACGGGTGTATGGCTGCCCGCTTCCTTGAGCGCCTGCTGCACGAAAGCCTCCGTTTCCCGCCCCGCCGTGCCGTTGCCTACGGCCACGGCTTGCACGCCCCCCTGCTCGACGAGCTTCGCCAGCAGCATCTTGGCTTCCTGACGGCCCCGCTCGGACTCGAGGTGCATGAGGGCATTGCCCACGTAGGCCCCGGAGCTATCCACCATGGCCAGCTTGCACCCGGTGCGAATGCCGGGATCGACGCCCAACACCGCCTTGGCCCCAAAGGGCGCTGCCAGCAGGAGCTTGCGCACGTTCTCCGCGAACACGTTGATCGCGGCTTCATCGGCCACGTCCCGCAACGCCTTGTGCACTTCGTTTTCGATGGCGGGGATGACGTGGGCGCGCGCGGCCAGGCGGGCGGCCGTTTTGAGCAGGCTCGCCCCCGCGAAATCGGGCACCGTGAGGGCTGCCGCCTCGAAACGCGCCACCACGGAGTCCACGAGGGGGTCGGGCGTGCGCAGACGCGCAAGCGCATCTTCGCTTTCGGCCGGATCCACCGGGGGCAATGGCCCGCCGAGCGACAACACCAACTCTTCTTCCATCCATCCCCGCCGCATCGCCAGGTACCGATGCGAGCTTTCGGGCTTCATGAGCGAGGGCACCGGCTCCTGGTGATCGAAATACAGCTCGAACTTGCTGTGCGGCTTGGCCTTCGCGCCCTTGCGGCTACGGGCGAGGGATTCGCTGAAGTACTGTTGCCGCACCTCTTGGCGCAAGCCCGCGTCCTCGGACAGGCGCTCGGTCAAAATGTCCGTGGCGCCGGCCAACGCTTTTTGCGCGCTGTCGATCTCCTTTTCCGCGTTGAGGAAAGCCGCCGCCTTTGCCTCGGGCGTCTCCGTGGCGGTCACCCGCCCGTGGGCCGCGTCCCAGAGCCAATCAGCCAGCGGCTCGAGTCCCGCCTCGCGCGCGAGGGCGGCCTTGGTTTTGCGCTTCTGCTTGTAGGGCAGGTACAGATCCTCGAGCGCCACCAGATCGTAGGTGGAGAGAATCTTCTCTTTGAGCGCATCGGTCAGCTTCTTCTGCCTGTCGATCTCCTC
Coding sequences within:
- a CDS encoding RNA-binding transcriptional accessory protein, with amino-acid sequence MHTPKTFESWFAEQAPQIPARSAAAVLKLAEDGGTVPFIARYRKEQTGNLDEVGVRQVLDLKERWDEIVKRQSFIVEEIDRQKKLTDALKEKILSTYDLVALEDLYLPYKQKRKTKAALAREAGLEPLADWLWDAAHGRVTATETPEAKAAAFLNAEKEIDSAQKALAGATDILTERLSEDAGLRQEVRQQYFSESLARSRKGAKAKPHSKFELYFDHQEPVPSLMKPESSHRYLAMRRGWMEEELVLSLGGPLPPVDPAESEDALARLRTPDPLVDSVVARFEAAALTVPDFAGASLLKTAARLAARAHVIPAIENEVHKALRDVADEAAINVFAENVRKLLLAAPFGAKAVLGVDPGIRTGCKLAMVDSSGAYVGNALMHLESERGRQEAKMLLAKLVEQGGVQAVAVGNGTAGRETEAFVQQALKEAGSHTPVVMVSESGASIYSASDVAREEFPDLDLTVRGAISIARRLQDPLAELVKVDPKSIGVGQYQHDVSPNALKKSLDAVVDSCVNQVGVNLNTASMHLLQHVSGIGPGLAKAIVAYRAKQGLFKNRQELLEVPRFSQKTFEQAAGFLRIPGGENPLDNTGVHPERYGALERLASRMGLGVAGLLGSGVSAVKQSKDLSEELGTFTFSDVVAELEKPGRDPRDSFVAFAYRADVHELSDLKPGMVCPGIVTNVTNFGAFVDVGVHQDGLVHISQLADRFVKDPREVVSPGDRVNVRVVEIDLDKKRIALTMRSDGEAAVGKTRPAPSEARAPGRPPQRGGSERGPRVSTPPRQPQQPFNNPFAALGGPRSGRS